The region TAAACATCCGTGACACCTTcatgaccagatgatgatgatgaacagtaATGTAATTTTTTAACTGTTTGTCTCCATGTAGGTGCTGGATGAGGCTGACAGGATACTTAACATGGACTTTGAGGCTGAGGTAAGACAACTGTTTCATACAATATCAtgtgtgttgtctttttttttttacattgagaTTTACATGCAGGCCTCCTTTGATTTTCATTAAATATTATATGATGTACCAATAACAGACAGTTCCCAGAGTCTTTTAGAATAAGATGCCAGCTGTTTCATACAATATCAGATGTACAACTGTATGTTGTCAAGTGTTTTACAATGAGATCTGTTTGGTAGACACACATAACAATTTTAGTGCCCAAAGTCTTGTAGAAGCAGAGACCActgatttttcttgttgctcTTTTTGCAGGTAGACAAAATCCTGAAGGTGATCCCCAGAGAAAGACACACCTATCTGTTCTCAGCAACCATGACCAAAAAGGTAAATACTGGTACAAAACATGTACTGTGATCAGTTTTACTTCCTGTTTTTGGTGTCTACGATAGCGTAAGGCATAAGCAGTTACATAGGTGACATATTTAAAATGTGGTTCTTTTTAAAGGAgggtgcagtgtgattctcttATTCATTCAGTTATCCTTTGGCAGAGGTCATGCCTGCATGCAATGAGGATTTTAGATAACACATGAAGGACACCTACTGGTTTGCATTAAAAGTGCAGCATTTAGATCTGTTGAACCTTCAATGACCTTTCATTCCAAAACCTTTTCAGTGTTGTGCCCCCATCATAACCCCTGGTCAGCCATGACACTGAAAGGGCTACAGCAAAGTATTAAAAAATGGCTATTGAcaatcatatttttgtatccAGACTTGCTCTTGTAAACTATCACATTGCATTGTTATCAGAACATTAACATTTACACCTCTTTACATCCAGGTGGCAAAGTTACAGCGAGCTTCCCTATCCAACCCTGTGAAAGTGGAGGTGAACTCCAAGTACAAAACAGTGGACACCTTACAGCAGTCTTATCTATTTATACCCAGCAAATACAAGGTATGAACAGCAATTTTATAAAACTTTGTATATCTGATTCACTTACAACACTTTCTTCCACATGTGtaaaacatttcagcatttcagAGTAATTGTTGCACTGTTGGATGTGATTCTTTTATCAATGTTGCTTGTACTAGCTAAACATTTTCTTGATGGATGTgccatgtaacatctactaacatatttctgccaccctaaaaagatacatCCGAAGTCCAAACATATCCAACacaatgtcccccagtataatgtgtTCCTGTataatctaaactgtgcatacctggggagtgctgcactagagatttcttaaactgtttttcaaagtggcggattcatgtaacccggcggttcaatgttaatgaaggttacattaatgtctgttgttgttgtatttttccaCAGGATGTTTACCTGGTGTCCATCCTGAACGAGCTTGCGGGAAACTCCTTCATGGTTTTCTGTAGTACGTGTAACAACACCCAGCGTACAGCCTTCCTACTCCGGAACCTGGGCTTCAACGCTATTCCACTACACGGGCAGCTCAGTCAGGTGAGTTTTCTGTTCTCACATTGTGTGCAAACCTGTTTCTAACTGTGTCGtttcagaatacatgtatagattatACAGAGGATCTTTAGAAAATCTTAACTACAGCAATGTTAATCCAGAAGTACAATGATGTTGTGAACATCAAGAAACTTTAGATAGGTCCCCCTCAAGAGATTGAGATGGTTCTCCTTTGATAATGTGAGGCTAGCATAATGTACAGTACACTAATGTTGGCAATATCGCATCCTAGGGACCACAACCCTTTTCAGTATCATGCCAGTGGGGTGATCAACAAGAGGCTTGGATAATGCCTGGTCGTGTAATCCAGCAACAGAGACACTGGGCCTTGCACACTACAAAATATTACATCATTCAACCGGCCTTTTATTGTCTatgctaatacatgtatcttgaccTCTGTTCAGAACTCCCGACTCGGCGCCCTGCACAAGTTTAAGGCCAAGAGCAGGTCCATCCTGATTGCTACAGACGTAGCCAGTCGAGGGCTGGACATCCCGCATGTTGACGTGGTCATCAACTTCGACATTCCTACTCACTCTAAGGTGTTGTATCATCTCTGAATTCTATAGAACTATGTTGgtattttatttgtttaatttgactgattgatcgattgatggGTTTATTTGTCAATTTCAGGACTACATCCACAGAGTGGGCCGTACTGCCAGAGCAGGGAGGTCAGGGAAAGCCATCACATTTGTCACACAGTAAGGCATACATTCTTATATGTATACTCTTCTAGATGTATGATAGACAAattaaagtttatgttttcaTAAAGTATCTATGATCATAACGTCCTTATTTCCACTACACTAGAAGAAAAAGAACTGTTTTGTAAAAACTTGACCCAAAGTAAACTGTTACATCTAAAGAAATATTGTGTGAAAAGGTAGCACCCCTTTTCCCTCTATCCGTAGGTATGATGTAGAGCTGTACCAGAGGAAGAAAACTTAACTGTACTCAACAGAAGAGGAAAAAGTTTGATTAGCAAAACTAAGCTTTGTCCCATTGTTATCTGTGTTATCTGTAGGTATGATGTTGAGCTGTACCAGCGGATTGAACACCTGATCGGGAAGAAACTTCCGCTGTACAAAACAGAGGAAGAAGAGGTCATGGTGATGAATGAGCGAGTCATGGAGGCACAGAGATACGCCAGGATGGTGCGAACTCAGTCTTCACCTTATTATCAAACtagttcaattcaattttacTGTGAAATCAAACTGTCAGCAGTACAGTAAGCTAGCACATGTACATCTGAAGTCTGTCGATGTTTACATTTATTGTTTACAAGCatcaaaatactgtacacatCATAACTATATGCCAGAATGGTGGGAACTATgtctcatttgtttgttttctaaattACTTCCTTTGCActtagtcaaaactgcccaagaataCCTCTCAAGGGACCAACAAAACTTGTCTATGTcagtatgtggacaggtggtcactttagacaggattcttaacaCTTGTGGCAATGTATACTATTAGGAAGAATCATCTAAAGAGTGACTTCTGCTGGTTTGACCGTATAGCAATGGccgggtggtccttatgtagaggtggtgacttgtacaggtttgactgtatagcaATGGCCGGGTGGTCCTTATGTTgttgtggtcacttgtacaggtttgttgcaaaatgatattgttaaaacatgttttgttttgttattttaacaatgcaaggccgtagggaCCATTTCTTTAAGCATTGAACTGATTGATTGGTGTTATAAAGATTTCCATTTTTTCTCTTACAGGAAATGAAAGAACAGGGTCATAAGAAGGGAGGGAAGAGGTCTGCAgcagctgatgatgatgaggatacAATGGAGGCTACAGGCATCAGGAAGAAAGTTAAAAAGttccagaaaaacaaaaagaaatattaacaCTTTTAATGAACTTCTTTCTATTCTTATTACCTGTACTAACGTTGTGAAAGTAATGATTTAGTGCAAAAGTTGTATTCATTATGTCATATAGCATAATCTCAGATTGTAGTAACTCTAAGGTGTTTTATTTAGCAATTCAGACTGTACAAAACAGTTAAACTGAAACTTTTGGAATCATTAACAGGTGAATTTCAAGAGAAGGGGCTGAAATCAATACCTGTATGGTAAAAGGAAGAAGCACATCTTTGTGTTGCATATCAGATCACAGGTCATGGAAAGGTTttgacatgtactgtacatttccTTAAGTTTCTGCAGTCTGAATAAATAATACTAGTACAGCATTGCAGCATTTTCTTTTGTACACTACATGAGGATATGGGATAGCTTTAAGTGTGTTGTTGGGATTCGGAAATATAGCTTCAATCTGTCATATGTGCATGTATAAAAGGATTTTCCATGAAAAGACTTTCATCAACGGTTAAATGCAAAAGTTTACCGTTCAGTAGAATTTCTATATTGCCTGTAATTGTTTTAAAGCTTCCAGCAAACACTAAAATCAAACATTACCATTTTACATTAAGGTACAATGGAGGGTTACTTACAATTTAAAAGGTGTATTTTCCTTCTGAATGACCTAGAGATTGAATACCAAATAACTAATGACAGATCACAGTCCACAACAAGGCCAACAACTCGAATTGTCAAACGATTACTGCATTTCAGATTTTCAGTAGTCTCTTTGAAATTTTGGTCCTTGTGTGTGttcatagcctggtatccaaacctgttGCAGCTGCCAACTAACTCTGTTTCCTCCTATTTACAAATATTTGCTTGGATACTAGCTTGGATACCAGACTAGTCATTTCAAGCCTAGGCCTGTCTACAATAAAACAACAGCCTACAGTGACCTTTTTAtggtcaaacacacacacgtatcACGTGACTTACCTTATTCAAACAAACATATGACTTGTGCCCATCAAACATGTCCATACATGTCTAAGTATGACGTAATTGTAAGACCTACTCCTATAACGCAGTAGTATTGTTCAACCCACGTTCTAACAGAACCGTGTTCTTTACGTTTCTGAAAAAATTGACAACTTCTTACCGCCATGCCTCGCATGGGCCGCCAGGACAGCGAGTGTTCCACCGCCCCGCTGGATCCCTACATGTCCAAAACCGACTACAGAGAGCCGTCTCGTGCCTTTAGCAGTGTCTGTGTGTCCACCGTCTGTGtggtgttgctgttgttgtcccTCGTTGCCGCCGTTTGGTTAGTTTTTACGTGGCTGTCGTTCAGTCAGCAAATCGCAGAACTTAAACTTAAGTACGAAAAAGTCGAAGAACGGCGGGGATGGGAGACGAACAACGAGAATGTTTCAGCTCTTGTAGACGAGGTAAGGTTTACCGCAATGTACTTGCTATTATTTCTAAGTTACCTGTGACCATAAGAAGACAagtgttttgtttgaaataacGTGACCTTAAACACAAAGTTCTTTTAAAATCATAGTTTGCCGTGATGATTTTGCGTTGTGAAAAAAATCAAGGCTGTTCAGTCATAGATGAAAAGATACTGCTTACACTTTAAACTTGTCAGATGAGTCTTAAATTTACGAAAATCTTTCTGGTATGAAGATGTGTGCATCATTAAATGCATTGTTTTGCGACGGAAAAGAGGATTTaatagatttcttttttttctaagcACGGAATGGCTTTAGGAATACATGCGGATTCATAACGACAGAATGGTTCGCTCCAAAGGTCACGTTGGCGGGGAATTTTCTTTGTCATCATTGACGCAGTACAGTTCGACGAAACATTATGCAAAATCATCTTGCAAATTAAATGCACAAAAAcgagaagttgactctactgaaTTAGCTTAGTTTATCACTTTTGTCTATctaagtatgtatgtatgtatgtttaaactatgtactgtaaatattgtactgtTATGTCACATACATATCAGTCATTTTAGACGACCTGCACCTAGTCCTTCGgcgcacgaatgtacaataaaggtattccaTTAGCGCAGGAAAGTTTTGCGTCGTTCACATTGATCTGAAACTTTTACAATTACTCTACACGAAATAATTTTACGatgaaataaaatcacattagcacattttgaaaaaaagacatttgaaaGTAATCTATATCTTTCACCGAAACAGACGAAGCAACTAATTCTTTAACTTGTCATTCCCTAGGCGCTACAGAAGTATCTTGCCGAGCGGGACCATGTTGAAGTCGGGCCGCCCTTACCGAGCGGCTGGGTCAGCGGGCCTGACAGACCCATGGCTCATCTCACAGGCAACCCGGAACCCAACCACTATCCTAAACGTGCGTTTCGCTAGAAATGAAGACGATTTGAGCAAAGTATCACTGATGATGGTAGGGCATGAAAGAATCCAATAGATATACGACATACAAATAAATCACACAAATGTGCAAGTTTTATACATGTCAGAAAGTAGTTGGTTCCAAAGAAAGACAGAATTTCTTTGATCATCTTTTTTAAAGCATGCAAACATCAGAGTTAGACATGCAAAGTTTGTGTTTGACAAGTCGCTCGATATAAACAACCAATCACTGCCATCGTGCCTGTGACTCAAAGGTATAGAAATAGATATATCTATCTTTATATAGATATCCAACTACTCTCTGTTTTACTTGTCTTACAGGAGAAGAGAACGAGGTTATCAAGATCAGGACATGGGAGACCGAGCACGGTCTGGCCACTCTAGCTAACGGTATGGAGTACAACCGTGGGAACATAATCATCCCTGCAGACGGACTGTACTACATCTACTCACAGTTATCATACAGGTAACGGTGGTTAGACTAGCGGACATGAGATCGGGAGGTCaggggttcgattcctggcgttcctagttagacgttgtgtccttgagaaaatCACTTTACACCGCTTTCCTCGAAAACTGTGTGCATGTCTGACTTCGGTTGTGGAAGTAACGGGTGGTAGAGGAGCGGATATGAGATCGAGGTCACGGGTTTAACTCCTGGCGTTCCaagctagatgttgtgtccttgggaaaggcactttatttGAGTAAAAACGTTCCTTAAGCTTGTctacttgacacgactttcctcgtaAAAATAGGTAAGTcagacttcggttggggaggtaaacggCAATGTAGGAGATTGATGGACTCCGCCTTCCGATGCCGTGCCGTAGACACAGTATATACAAACCCACTGCCCCTGCATCCCCCAATAGGCCAAGGGAATACATTTGCCTTTACCTGACTTTTCTTCATTTCTGCTTAGCCTCGTTATTAATCTTAAACATTTTCGTCCTACAGGTTCAGAAACGACTTACCTGAAGATGTCAATAAGGAGGAAAGAATCTTCCAGATCATCCACTACACCTACAAGAGAAACTCTTACCCAGAGCCCAAACAGATCATGAAAACGGCCAAGAGCACGTGCTGGTCCAAGCGGGTTGAGTTCGGGCTGTACACGTCGTTTCAGGGCGGCGTGTTTCAGCTAGAGAAGGGCGACAGAATCTGGGTCTCCGTGTCGAACGCTCCTCTGATCTGCTTTGACGAAACGTCCAGCTTCTTTGGGGCATTCATGTTGTATTGATGTACCAAAAATTGTAGTTAGTAATATGTATTGTTATCAGCTACTCTGTTATATATAAAATATGTATGAAATTTATAAAGGAACATAATTACGGATGGCTTAACATGCCAAGggcatgaattatgaaaaataCGTTGACAGATTCATCACTTTTTAAGGAAAACTCTCCTTTTATACTTTGTCTAGCAAAAAAAGTTCAAACTGCCTCAACGGCCAACCAATGGGACGACGCTGTAGAATTAAAGTGTCTTGTCATGTACCTATTGTAGCTCCTGTAAGCGTTCTGACGAAATAAGTTCACTACGTCATTTGCTGTAAtgccacaaacattttttttgcatatctgTTCACATTTTGCAGCTCATACCAATGATCCTTTCTCATACGGATTTAACTATGTAACGAATTATCTAAACTACATAGAATTACAAGGCGTACGAAAGTTTGTTACTGGTATTCATTTTTAATGTAATGTTCATttataagaacaaaaataaactttcttttAATTCAAACAACTTTTTATTCGTATGTATATCTGAACTATGTTGCTCTAGGTGAATGTACCTGATATGAAGaaattcagtcattcattcattcgttcattcttTCAAAAGTCATTGAACAGTAATATAAAGCTTGCCGAATATTTGTTGGTTTTGTGTTCCAGACCATGAAAAAAAGCCCTCTACCAGCACACTGCGTCACAAATCAAACTAAACATGTTCCTACAAGTATAGGTGTGATTGATTTGTATACGCATTGTCCTATTTTCATACCATAGCAGTCACACTGTAAGTTACGTTTGCTGACAGTGTTATTGTTATTGCCCTCTGCAACCAAAACACGTCACTAACGTGATTGGTAGGTTAAAGTTTGTTTATAGGTGAACCTTGCAACCAGTGTATATTTGCTCAACACCCCACTAAGTTAAACATTGCATCAGATTGTACCGAACGTAGGCGCAGGTAGAACTCGCTCTCGACAGGCCCATATTTTCCCCACCGAAAACGGACAGCAAGGCAAGAATGGCAGCACGCAGTTCAAAGCGTCAAGACAGCGAGTGTTCCACCGCTCCTCTCGATGAGGAGTTCCTCGAGCCGAAGGCCTGTAACGGCCACTGCACGCTCGTGGTGTTGTGCTCCGTCCTGACGGTTTTCTGCGCGGGCCTGTTTGCCGGACTGGCCGTGATGTGGGTGTACTTCGGCCAGCAGCTTGACCAGCTGAGGAGCGCCTACGAGAAGCTGGACCTCCCAGGACACGGCGGTGACCGCTGGAACATCACTGCTACCGTGGATGAGGTACGGAGGTTTGCAAAAGTTGTTTTTAAGAGCCGGTATCATTGTAGAAACTACTAGTCAAAGTCCGACGTGTCAGCGGTCTGTTTTGTTTACAAGGTGAgcattatacaatgtaatagAGCAGCGTGGAATTTACAGCCGTTTTCGtcttgttgcaaaagaaactcACCAAACCTTTGAATTGCCGAAATTTCAATGCCTCAACTCTTTACGAAAACAAGTTGAAAACTGTTTCACTTTCACAAAGGTGAGAATTTTCTTACGTGTCTTTACTGTTTCCCTGTTACAATCTGAGACAAAGTCATTCCCAACTTTTTAAAAGGACATGATCATGATATACTCATTCATACACttaatcaaaaagaaaaatgtgagtcattcctagatcctataAACGAattgatttcatatttcatacctgtagataaacaatagatattgCCCACTAATGGCGTATGGTGGTACAAGGGTCGACAAGTTGTTTTTCAGTGAGAGTAAAGTCCGCTTACATAAGCCTTCTGCTGAGATTGTTGCATCAAAAATAGCACGATCTCCATTCACGGCAATTTGTTGGGTAGTTTGATCAAAGTAAAAGGGGTTGCGTGATTCTTTCTACCATCGATTTAGTTTTGAGTAACATAATTTGACATTGGAAGcgcactttaaccttctccctgctgcctaactctgtaaccagtatGGAATTGGGTGTCAAACGGGTACtgcagtgtgctaaaggttaaagaagcGCCATTCTCTCGTATCTTTCAATCTTCAGTACGACTAATAACCAgtcttttcaatttcttttctgaACTGTGAAAAGAATAGTGCGAAATCAAGATGTACCAGGTGTTGGAACGAAATAAATAATGAACGAAGATGTTTAACTGACTTAAAAAGGTGAATGTTTTCTTTAAGCGCACTAAGTGTTGAATGGCAATGATCAGAAAGAGACCTGAAAGAAATGTGGCCATCACATAGCTTTGACTATCATGCTTGGCATAATCATTAATTAAGGATTAaccaaaaaattccatttttcCGATCCACCAGGCTGTGAGACTGCTCCTGGAGGAGGACGACCAGAAAGCGTCCCCGGACCGAGCGCAGGTCGGCCCACTCATCCCGGCCGGCTGGTCCCCTGGCTCCAGGAAACCCATGGCGCACCTTACGGGAAACCCGCGACACAACTTAAGGAGTGAGTCACAGTTACGATGTTCAACTGGAAGACTTTTTTCCTGAAcgatttatttgtttgtattgcatacccggtaaaccgccccttggcgttacacaccaggttcgtactgaagagtacaagctgcatactAGTACCTGGACAGATTATTGCAGCATATTGTTGATCAAATGAAATAGACCGGACCATTTAACGTTTTCATAAACAAGGCAAATAGTAGGTTACGTAGGTCGAGTATCCTAACCAGCATCAAAATGTAAAGGAATTAGATCTCTGCATCTTTTAAAGAGATTTTCATCAAGTATTACAATCTGTAAATGTTACCATATGTGTCTGCTTTTCTTTTGCCTGAAACACTAACACTTTCTTGGACCATTCACATTCAACTGGCAGCTAAATTGATGTAACATCAACAAATCTTTCAAATACCACATGTTTTTTATATGAAAGTAAACTTCTCTTTTTCTAAAACAGAACACCACGGAGAAGTGAAACTGCGGTCCTGGGAGAGTGAACAAGGCCTGGCGACCCTGGCGAACGGGATGAAGTACAGAGGGGGAAACCTCGTTATTCCAACAGATGGACTCTACTACATCTACTCACAACTGTCATATAGGTTCCTCAACGAAAATCCAGAAGAAAATACCGACAAAGAAGCTAACACCTTTCAGCTCATACATTACACGTATAAACAGTCTTCTTATCCGGAACCTCAGCTTATCATGAAAAGCTCCCGAAGCACGTGCTGGTCAAAGAGAACAGAGTTTGGACTCTACACGTCTTTTCAGGGCGGGGTGTTCAGGCTAGAGAAAGGGGACAAGGTTTCGGTTTCGGTCTCAAACGCGCAGATGATCTCCTTTGATGAGTCCTCTACCTTCTTCGGTGCTTTTATGATTTGAACTGAAATATAAAGTTGACAAGCAAATCGAAATGGCGAAATGATTTATACCTGTTACAAAAGTTACTTTCTTCAAACAAATATGAATATTCCTTATCATGACTTCATCTTAGTTGTTGgaagttattttgtagatctaAATTTCATATTGTTAAAAGTTACAGTTTATAATTAGTTTCCTGATGTACACATCTCTTAGCTTGTTGGTAGAAATGACACGACTTGGATAAGTCTACATTCCATCTTGCTGAAAGCTACCGTTTAGAATCCATGTCATGATGTAAATATCTCTTGTTGTTGCCAAATAAGCAAGTGTAACAGATTCACTGCCAGCATTTAGATTGACAATGTACTGTGTAAATAGAACATTAAACCTTATAAAACAGTATATTCTAAAGATACTATAGTACAGATATACACAtggtgtatatacatatattagtAATGATAAAAAGGTAAAGAGGTCGAATCctagactgaggacgaagcgggacactttttcgttagctatcagtgcaatgcggcttcgctacggctcgtgtgtttagccaagcacaccgggtcacccctacttttcttgataagtgtgttgggttcttttacgtgcaaaggtttgacgcttgaggcttccgcctgaagctccctcattcTATACAAATGGGCATAACATCTCCCTTGCCCTCAATGGATCAATATTTTTAGATAATTACCTATATAATAATCTAAATCTATCGCGGTTTCAATCAAAATTTGTCAACTTTATTGCAAAGCAATAAGAAGGATTAACGATTATGCAACGAGACTTATGGAAGCATCTGCTTTGGACATTAAAGTAAGCGTTGTATGTGTTACAtgcatttattttgttttagttcattcaCTATTATATAGCAACATCATGGTGTACCGTATTGTCACCGGTAGCGGTTCTTTGTAAAGTTAGTCATGTTTGTAAATTGCTTTCTCCTGATCGCCAAATGACAAGACAATGTCCGAATGTGCCATATGGTATCCTTACACACTTTTCTTAATTCTGAATGGCTGTGCCAAGTAGCTTATTGATTCCCCCTGACTCATAACGAAACTGACGGTAAGATGATTCCATGTTTTCAAGTACGCCAGCAATGCCCGGATGTGACGTGTTGTCACCATGTACTGTTCTTTGCATCGCCAGTGACCGTTGATAATAGTTCATAGCCTTTCTGTGATAGCCGAGTTTACTCAAGCAAAACCCAAGATGGCTAAGTGACGCAGCAATGTCCGGACGTATACCGCGCTATCGCCGTAGATagttttcattatatcaagcctGATCGATATCCCCGAGTATTTTCCATTAATAATCCCAAGAAGTGAAGCAATTCtgcaatgtccggatgtgccgtATCAGCTCCATGGatagttttcttcatcttcagaGACTGTTCGAGGTAGCTAATTGCTTCTTTTTCATTGCCAAACTGACTCAAGCAGACTTCCAAATTTCGAAGTGAACTCGCAATGTCcagatgtgccgtgttgtcttTCCGTGATAGCTTTCCACATCGTTATTGAGTTCTCGTAATAGCTGACTGCTTTCTTCTTGTCACCGAATCTATTCCAAGATAGTCCAAGTGCCGAGTGCGGCAGCAATATCTGGATGTGGATCATCCCCGCGGATATTTTTTAACATCTTTAATGACTGCTCGTGGTAGCTTATTGCTTGCATCTGGTCACCAAGTGCGCCCCAACATGTTCCCATTGTGTCTAGTGCCCCCGGCAATGTGCGAATGTACTGCGTTGTCTCCCAAAATAGTTAGAGACAACACAGATTCGCAACATGTTGGACCCTTTAATTACACTGCTGGGCACCTTATAAACTAACGTGGAAatgaaaacatgtaaaaaagtTAAACCGGGCTTCTACTATAAAACAGGTGTGGCCATCCCAGCGCGGTTTCGtctaacgtaacgttaccatttaacgtccgatattcaaaacgttattcatcttaaaaccgcgcggacagagccaaatgttaaaccaatgggcagaaatatcagctcttttagcaagaaaatgcatggtctgtaagttttt is a window of Branchiostoma lanceolatum isolate klBraLanc5 chromosome 8, klBraLanc5.hap2, whole genome shotgun sequence DNA encoding:
- the LOC136439956 gene encoding tumor necrosis factor ligand superfamily member 10-like, whose product is MPRMGRQDSECSTAPLDPYMSKTDYREPSRAFSSVCVSTVCVVLLLLSLVAAVWLVFTWLSFSQQIAELKLKYEKVEERRGWETNNENVSALVDEALQKYLAERDHVEVGPPLPSGWVSGPDRPMAHLTGNPEPNHYPKREENEVIKIRTWETEHGLATLANGMEYNRGNIIIPADGLYYIYSQLSYRFRNDLPEDVNKEERIFQIIHYTYKRNSYPEPKQIMKTAKSTCWSKRVEFGLYTSFQGGVFQLEKGDRIWVSVSNAPLICFDETSSFFGAFMLY
- the LOC136439955 gene encoding probable ATP-dependent RNA helicase DDX47, whose amino-acid sequence is MASSSDESSSEISQETEEKKTTFKDLGVVDVLCEACEHLKWTIPTKIQTEAIPLALEGKDVIGLAETGSGKTGTFALPILQSLLEKPQRLFALVLTPTRELAFQISEQFEALGSSIGIKCVVVVGGIDMVTQALQLAKKPHVIIATPGRLVDHLENTKGFNLRALKYLVLDEADRILNMDFEAEVDKILKVIPRERHTYLFSATMTKKVAKLQRASLSNPVKVEVNSKYKTVDTLQQSYLFIPSKYKDVYLVSILNELAGNSFMVFCSTCNNTQRTAFLLRNLGFNAIPLHGQLSQNSRLGALHKFKAKSRSILIATDVASRGLDIPHVDVVINFDIPTHSKDYIHRVGRTARAGRSGKAITFVTQYDVELYQRIEHLIGKKLPLYKTEEEEVMVMNERVMEAQRYARMEMKEQGHKKGGKRSAAADDDEDTMEATGIRKKVKKFQKNKKKY
- the LOC136439957 gene encoding tumor necrosis factor ligand superfamily member 10-like; the protein is MAARSSKRQDSECSTAPLDEEFLEPKACNGHCTLVVLCSVLTVFCAGLFAGLAVMWVYFGQQLDQLRSAYEKLDLPGHGGDRWNITATVDEAVRLLLEEDDQKASPDRAQVGPLIPAGWSPGSRKPMAHLTGNPRHNLRKHHGEVKLRSWESEQGLATLANGMKYRGGNLVIPTDGLYYIYSQLSYRFLNENPEENTDKEANTFQLIHYTYKQSSYPEPQLIMKSSRSTCWSKRTEFGLYTSFQGGVFRLEKGDKVSVSVSNAQMISFDESSTFFGAFMI